Proteins encoded in a region of the Teredinibacter purpureus genome:
- a CDS encoding cell cycle checkpoint control RAD9 family protein, translated as MEQNVETWPPCQAFYIESMLSITSSAIDSTEKLAIIFNPNEDLSDLQHEEILDWVQNIVTQAAALSRYFWAVKKKEKIHKQRSQYLRRVFGISEESAIKNRDLRNLIEHFDENLDVFVSKPVVGTILPNYVGEEQDTQGVPLHVFRAFYNRIGVFEVLGHRFELQPIVDEIYEIHRKLVSFSESGYVFRNAV; from the coding sequence TTGGAACAAAACGTAGAAACATGGCCTCCTTGCCAAGCATTTTATATAGAAAGCATGTTATCTATTACTTCCTCTGCGATTGATTCTACTGAGAAATTGGCAATAATTTTCAATCCAAACGAGGATTTGTCAGATTTACAACATGAAGAAATATTAGATTGGGTCCAAAATATCGTAACTCAGGCTGCCGCTTTGTCTCGCTACTTTTGGGCTGTTAAAAAGAAAGAAAAAATCCACAAACAACGTTCTCAGTATCTTCGTCGTGTATTTGGCATATCTGAAGAAAGCGCGATAAAGAATCGTGACTTAAGAAATCTAATTGAGCACTTTGATGAAAACCTAGATGTTTTTGTTAGCAAGCCAGTTGTAGGTACTATCTTGCCAAACTATGTGGGCGAGGAGCAAGACACTCAAGGTGTCCCACTGCATGTATTTCGTGCTTTCTACAATAGAATTGGAGTATTTGAAGTTCTGGGACATCGCTTTGAGCTACAGCCAATCGTAGATGAAATATACGAAATCCATAGAAAATTGGTTTCGTTTTCTGAGTCGGGGTATGTTTTTCGCAATGCAGTATAA